Proteins found in one Clostridium kluyveri DSM 555 genomic segment:
- a CDS encoding aspartate kinase, with product MAIIVQKYGGSSVGTPEKIKNVANTVVNKVKAGNSLVVVVSAMGDTTDDLIALARQITDNPDKRELDALLSTGEMMSCALLAMAIKDLGYDAISYTAYQIGIKTSGQYGKSLIDDINADRMKKSLDEGKIIIAAGFQGINDEGDVTTLGRGGSDTTAVAIAVKLNGVCEIYTDVDGIYSVDPRKYKNAKKLDEIDYEEMLELSSLGAQVMHSRSIELAQKYNIPVYVGLSNSNIRGTVIKGVDTMNLESKPVTGLATSDEDIAITVKDIKNDINIISNLFESVAEKKINVDMISQTAPIDGKVNVSFTIPKDDMKECLTILKSYFDNNQIDIDKDITKFSIVGIGMKTTSGVVAKMFKLFRENNIAVKMITTSEIRITCAIKQEDKMKTISIIAEKFNL from the coding sequence ATGGCAATTATTGTTCAAAAATATGGAGGAAGTTCTGTAGGCACTCCAGAGAAAATAAAAAATGTAGCAAATACTGTAGTAAATAAAGTAAAGGCCGGGAATAGTCTGGTAGTTGTAGTGTCAGCTATGGGAGATACTACGGATGATTTAATAGCGCTTGCAAGACAAATTACGGATAATCCGGATAAAAGAGAGCTGGATGCACTTTTATCCACGGGAGAAATGATGTCCTGTGCACTGCTTGCAATGGCTATCAAAGATTTGGGATATGATGCGATAAGTTATACAGCGTATCAAATTGGAATAAAAACCAGTGGTCAATATGGTAAATCTCTTATAGATGATATAAATGCAGATAGAATGAAGAAAAGTTTAGATGAAGGCAAAATTATAATTGCAGCAGGCTTTCAAGGTATAAATGATGAAGGAGATGTAACTACCCTTGGAAGGGGTGGTTCAGATACCACAGCTGTGGCTATAGCTGTAAAGTTAAATGGAGTATGTGAAATATACACTGATGTAGATGGAATATACAGTGTGGATCCTAGAAAATATAAAAATGCTAAAAAATTGGATGAAATAGATTATGAGGAGATGCTGGAACTTTCAAGTCTAGGGGCCCAAGTTATGCATTCTAGGTCTATAGAACTTGCACAAAAATATAATATACCTGTGTATGTAGGATTAAGCAATAGTAATATAAGAGGAACAGTTATTAAGGGGGTAGATACAATGAATTTAGAAAGTAAACCAGTAACAGGACTTGCGACCAGTGATGAGGATATTGCAATTACAGTAAAAGATATTAAAAATGATATAAATATTATTTCAAATTTATTTGAGAGTGTAGCAGAAAAAAAGATTAATGTAGATATGATAAGTCAAACTGCACCTATAGATGGCAAGGTTAATGTATCCTTTACCATACCGAAAGATGATATGAAGGAATGTCTAACTATTTTAAAATCATATTTTGATAATAATCAGATAGATATAGATAAAGACATAACCAAGTTTTCCATAGTAGGTATAGGGATGAAAACTACTTCAGGAGTAGTTGCAAAAATGTTTAAGTTATTTAGAGAAAATAATATAGCTGTAAAGATGATAACTACATCAGAAATAAGAATTACCTGTGCTATAAAGCAAGAAGATAAAATGAAAACAATAAGTATTATAGCAGAAAAATTTAACTTATAA
- the lysA gene encoding diaminopimelate decarboxylase produces the protein MRLIGNMEVKDNVLYIGGISTEKLIEDYGTPLYVIDEKLVRDKCRRYYKAFKAHKNNKVTYAGKAFLNLAMCQIINSEGLYLDVVSEGELYTALKSGFPMEKIYFHGNNKTLEEIEMGIDLEVGRFVVDNLYEMDKINSLAKEKGKIQKVLLRITPGIEAHTHEYIKTGQIDSKFGFTMINGEIIDVVKKAISLSNIKLTGIHCHIGSQIFETKPYEDEVEIMLKLVRKIKDETGYEVEELDLGGGFGIYYTPEDKPKTVEDFCSIILERAEMKSKELGIRVPSLVIEPGRSIIGNAGTTLYTIGAIKEIPGVRKYVSVDGGMVDNIRPALYNAPYECTVANRVEDDSKEVVTIAGKCCESGDVLIKNVQLPKVQSGDILAVFTTGAYGYSMASNYNKIPIPAVVLVKNGQSRLISKRQSFDNMIENQIML, from the coding sequence GTGAGATTAATAGGCAATATGGAAGTTAAAGATAATGTTTTATATATTGGGGGAATAAGTACTGAGAAATTGATAGAAGACTATGGAACTCCACTTTATGTAATAGATGAAAAATTAGTTAGAGATAAATGTAGAAGATATTATAAAGCTTTTAAAGCACACAAAAATAATAAAGTCACTTATGCTGGTAAAGCCTTCTTAAATTTAGCTATGTGTCAGATAATAAATAGTGAAGGACTGTATTTAGATGTGGTGTCAGAGGGAGAGCTTTATACCGCTTTAAAAAGTGGCTTTCCTATGGAAAAAATTTATTTTCATGGAAATAATAAAACATTAGAAGAGATAGAAATGGGAATAGATCTTGAAGTGGGAAGATTTGTAGTAGATAATCTTTATGAAATGGATAAGATAAATTCTTTGGCAAAGGAAAAGGGCAAAATACAGAAGGTACTTTTAAGGATAACTCCTGGAATAGAAGCTCATACCCATGAGTATATAAAGACAGGACAGATAGATTCCAAGTTTGGATTTACTATGATAAACGGTGAAATCATAGATGTAGTAAAGAAAGCTATAAGTCTTTCTAATATAAAACTTACAGGTATTCACTGTCATATAGGCTCGCAGATATTTGAAACCAAGCCCTATGAGGATGAAGTTGAAATTATGCTGAAACTGGTAAGGAAGATAAAGGATGAAACTGGATACGAAGTAGAAGAGCTGGATCTTGGGGGAGGATTTGGAATATATTACACTCCAGAGGATAAGCCTAAGACTGTAGAAGATTTTTGTAGTATTATACTGGAAAGGGCAGAAATGAAATCAAAGGAATTAGGTATAAGAGTACCATCCTTAGTAATAGAACCTGGCAGATCCATAATAGGGAATGCAGGAACGACCCTTTATACCATAGGTGCAATAAAAGAAATTCCGGGTGTAAGAAAGTATGTGTCTGTAGATGGAGGAATGGTAGATAATATAAGACCTGCACTCTATAATGCTCCTTATGAGTGTACCGTAGCAAATAGAGTAGAGGATGACAGTAAGGAAGTGGTAACTATAGCAGGAAAATGCTGTGAATCAGGAGATGTATTGATAAAAAATGTACAACTTCCAAAAGTTCAATCAGGAGATATATTGGCTGTATTTACTACAGGAGCCTATGGATATTCCATGGCAAGTAATTATAATAAGATTCCAATTCCAGCAGTGGTTTTAGTAAAGAATGGACAATCAAGACTAATCTCTAAAAGACAGAGCTTTGATAATATGATAGAAAATCAAATAATGTTGTAA